The proteins below come from a single Hemibagrus wyckioides isolate EC202008001 linkage group LG22, SWU_Hwy_1.0, whole genome shotgun sequence genomic window:
- the rgmb gene encoding RGM domain family member B, translated as MGMGQTGSYYRGAERLLTASLLLLITLSLLLHTGESQVQTPQCRIQKCTTDFVSLTSHLNPSLDGFDTEFCKALRAYSGCTHRTAKSCRGNLVFHSAMLGISDLMSQRNCSKDGPTSSTHPAVSIEPCNYHSRFHHHQAVPTATGTGIAGTPEHARPNYLFCGLFGDPHLRTFKDQFQTCKVEGAWPLIDNNYLSVQVTNVPVVQGSSATATNKITVIFKPYQECTEQKVYQAVTDDLPAAFMDGTVIGGTSETRSLVVLEKLAGRHVELHAAYIGVTVVVRQLGRYLTLAVRMPHELAMAYDDTQDLQLCVNGCPASERIELPALGLQHGATPSLPAVSPPQQAFTLESASRKCSEQLQVQDIYFHSCVFDLLTTGDANFTAAAYSALKDVEALHPERDRWHIFPRSAAGLRLTAALNALLVCLFAAALL; from the exons ATGGGCATGGGGCAAACGGGATCTTACTACCGCGGGGCTGAGCGCCTTCTCACCGCCTCTCTACTGCTCCTGATCACCCTTTCACTCCTGCTCCACACTG GTGAAAGTCAGGTCCAGACTCCACAGTGCCGTATCCAGAAGTGCACCACAGACTTCGTCTCACTCACATCTCACCTGAACCCGTCTCTGGATGGCTTCGACACTGAGTTTTGTAAGGCTCTGCGAGCCTACTCGGGCTGCACACACCGCACCGCCAAGAGCTGCAGGGGCAACCTGGTTTTCCACTCGGCCATGCTGGGTATTAGTGACCTCATGAGCCAGAGGAACTGCTCCAAAGACGGACCCACGTCCTCCACGCACCCGGCCGTTTCTATCGAGCCCTGCAACTACCACAGCCGCTTCCATCATCACCAGGCTGTACCCACCGCCACAGGCACAGGGATCGCCGGCACACCGGAGCACGCACGGCCCAACTACCTGTTCTGTGGTCTGTTTGGAGACCCGCACCTTCGGACTTTTAAGGACCAGTTTCAGACGTGCAAGGTggagggggcgtggcctcttATTGATAATAATTACCTGTCAGTGCAGGTAACGAACGTGCCAGTGGTGCAAGGATCAAGTGCCACAGCAACAAACAAG ATCACTGTCATCTTCAAACCGTATCAGGAGTGCACAGAGCAGAAGGTGTACCAGGCGGTGACGGATGATCTGCCGGCGGCGTTCATGGACGGCACTGTCATAGGTGGCACTAGCGAGACACGCAGCCTGGTGGTGCTGGAAAAGCTGGCAGGTCGCCACGTGGAGCTGCACGCCGCCTACATTGGCGTAACGGTGGTGGTGCGCCAGCTGGGCCGTTACCTTACGCTCGCCGTACGCATGCCCCACGAGCTTGCTATGGCTTATGATGACACTCAGGAcctgcagctgtgtgtgaacGGCTGCCCCGCCTCAGAGCGCATCGAGCTGCCTGCACTCGGCCTCCAGCACGGcgccactccctctctccctgctGTCTCTCCACCTCAGCAGGCCTTCACACTCGAGAGCGCCTCCAGAAAGTGCAGCGAGCAGCTGCAGGTCCAGGACATCTATTTCCACTCGTGCGTCTTTGACCTGCTCACCACCGGCGACGCCAACTTCACCGCTGCCGCCTACAGCGCCCTCAAGGACGTGGAAGCGCTGCACCCCGAGAGGGATCGCTGGCACATTTTCCCTCGCTCTGCAGCTGGGTTAAGACTGACAGCAGCCCTGAATGCACTTCTCGTTTGCTTATTCGCCGCTGCACTTTTGTAA